The sequence TTAAGGCATATGAATGAGATTTGAGCCAAAATCAATAGATCTCCTTGTACCTATTTCAATTACATATAGTACATCTATaatactccccctcccccccaaaaaacaccctcCGACTGAAGGGGAAAGACTTGAGGGGTGAATGCCAGCTATGCTCTTTTAaaggaagacagctgaaggcagccctgtatcaggaaatttttaatgtctgatgttttacaatttttatatatgctgtaagtgacccagagtggctgggaaaacccagccagatgggtggggtataaatattattattgggCATAAAAGCTTCTATGAACTCTGACTTCAAGCCACAGATGTCGTACATGGTAATTTTCTGACCTGAGCTCTGTGATGGTTAGCAAAGCTGTTGTGGCAATTTCCTTCCACAATCCCATTGGCTCAGCTTGTTATTTTGGTAATCCAACCATTGTCACAGTGAAGTCAGACTCTCTTTCAGAGCAAAGGCAGTCACAATTATGTAATACCTCATCTCACATGGTGAGATGAGGTATTACggagcctgaggcaaagggcatgATATCACCTTCCCTCCAGCTACAGAAACCACCTATACTTAATCTTAGGGTCTtggggttcaagtcccacactgGGCAAGAAGTTTCTTGCATTTCATGtgttttgactagatgacccttgtgtttCATGtgttttgactagatgacccttgtggtccctttcaacttcatgattctatgactccGATTCTGAGTCAATGTATGAAACAGGAGGCTGAACTACATGCTTCCCTGGTCTGATCCAGGCAGGCTTGGCTTCATAACTTCATAATCAACCAAACAAAGATCAATGAGTTTCTACtgaatgaggatgaggatgatgatactTATCTATACTCATCTTTTGCCAGCAGATAAGTCATGAAAGTCAAGACTTTATGGAGAACAAAACAAAGATCAATGAGTTTTTACTGCTGGGATTCACTGAGAATGGCAAACTAGAGAtatttctctttgtccttttctTAATCATGTACCTGATGGCTGTAACGGGAAACATGATCATTATCACCATCACTCTCATGGATTTCCGCCTCAGGacacccatgtatttcttcctccGGAATTATGCCATCTTGGAAATTGGATACACCACTGCTGCCATCCCAAAGGCATTGTTCAACCTTGCATCTGGCAGGAAAACAATCTCGTATGCTGGATGTATAACACAATCATTTTTCTATTTCTTCCTGGGCACCACAGACTTCTTCCTGCTGACTGTGATGTCCTTTGACCGATATGTAGCCATCTGCAACCCCCTAAGGTACACCACCATCATGAATGAGAAGTTCTGCACACTTTTGGTGCTGTTCTCTTGGATTGGGTCGCTTGCTGTGATTTTGGCCCAAAGTATGCTGTTCATTCAATTTCCTTTTTGTGGCTCAAACATCATTGACCATTTCTTCTGTGACAGCAAACCATTACTCCATCTTCTCTGTGGTGACACACATTTCCTAGAGATCTCCGGGTTTATTCTTTCGGTGTTTACACTACTGGGGACTTTAGCTATCACCGTTGTGTCCTATGTGAATATAATCTCAACTGTTCTCCACATCCCAAGTGCTGCAGGgaggcagaaggccttttccacctgtgcTTCCCACATCACCATTGTcactgtcacctatggaagctgcATCTCTATGTACATCATACCTGAACGAGATGGTGGGCAAAACTTCAACAAGGTTGTGGCCATTCTTAACAATGTGGTTTGTCCTCTAATGACCCCCTTTGTGTACAGCCTGAGGAACAGGCAGGTCCAAGATGCTTTGAAAAATGCTTTTGCCTGCAAGCATGTATTTAATAAAATGCAGAGAAACTCATGCAGTTTGAAATGATGGAAGGAAGGGGGAGTTATGAACTGGTTAAAATAGACCCATGGTACTTCTTATGGAGTTTCAGAAGCCCAAATAAATAGTTTTCTCGTTAAAACAAAAGCCTTCACTGGTGTGGAAAACCTCCGAATTATCACCAGACCTTTATTTCATAGTCagaagatcatagaatcagagttttaaaggtaaaggtaaaggtacccctgcccgtacgggccagtcttgacagactctagggttgtgcgcccatctcactcaagaggccgggggccagcgctgtccgcagacacttccgggtcacgtggccagcgtgacaagctgcatctggcgagccagagccgcacacggaaacgccgtttaccttcccgctagtaagcggtccctatttatctacttgcacccgggagtgctttcgaactgctaggttggcaggcgctgggaccgaacaacgggaacgcaccccgccgcagggattcgaaccgccgtcctttcgatcggcaagccttaggcgctgaggcttttacccacagcgccacccgcatccctatcagAATTTTaggcagtgttatttttctataaaaagagatgccagaactcaccatgaacctctcccttgctctcttataatggccatggtgcccacctgagaggtgccagaactgagtttgatggcaaggaccctcgtacctatgggaccacctctcctggtatgtcccacagaggacctttcagtcttcaaataaaagcatcttggagatcccaggccacagggaggttaggctggcatcaaccagagccagggctttttcggccatggcccatatctggtggaatgctctgtcacaagagactagggccctgccggacttgacatctttctgtagggcctgcaagacagagctgtaccaccaggcctttggccaaggcacagtctatcCCCTTCTCTCCTTTAtctaatcctcatagaactctaacccaatggttgccattaatttgattctgaactcattttagaatgtattttaattaagtgactgtgtgattttatgtacactctactatttttacttgttgttagccactctgagtccagctttggccggggagggcgggatataaataaaaatttattattattatttatatatattaaaaaacctgGTTTGAGGCCTTGTAGGCCAAATCTGCATCCAGGGCTGGAAATCTAGAGCAAGCCAACCTGGAACATATGTGGCCATTCATGGTAGGAAGCATTCACCACAACACTTTAACACTTTGCTTCGATGGAAGCTGCATCTGTAcatgaaaccagagcagtacagcCTTTCAGTAAGGCTGTGGCCATTCTCAACAATGTGGTTTGACCTCTTATGACCACTTCTGTGTACAGCTTTGTGGAACAAGCAGGTGAAATAtgctttgaaatatgcttttgaCTGAAAACATGTTTTTAAGTTCATGGAGTTTTAAACAacgggaggaaggggaaacgtgaaCTGACTAAAATAGGCTCATGAAACATTTTGTGTTGTATCCGAAGCCCAAATAaaccaatttcttttaaaataatcattGGTTTCCAAAAGTCAATGAACTTGGCATATCATGTGTGCCTCTTGAATTTCAAGCAACAGAAAACTCTGTTCTACATAACTGGATACTGGTAATCACTCTTACTCCAAGTATGGTTGTTTTAAGAAAACTTAAGCTTTTTGTGGAAATTGTGTTTTTATTCCTTTCACACATACCAATAATTGTATCTTTTTCATGGAAGAACTCTTTACTGTTGAAGATTAAATAACCCTTTAAGTGCCACTAGGGGGCAGCAAATATAAGGAAATGCTATGCAGTTTTGTCAGCACAACTGTCTGAGGCAGGAAGCCTGTGCCCCTGTTCATATACTCTGCCAGGGTGGTTGCAAGTCCCTGGTCACACctataccatacatttaatgcactcttataccactttaaaaatcatggctttccccaaagatttctgggaactgcagtttactaagggtgctgggaattgcagctctgaaaGGTTTGACTAGCAACCCTCATGCGACCTCTGTTCTTGTGAAAACTGGGCCTTCTAGTTGGAATACCCTATTGTGAAAAGTCCAATTTGTGAGAGAAACAAATCACATAAAAAAGGTCACCGTGTACTTTTAATgcatgagagagccagtgtggtgtagtggttaagagcggtagtcacgtaatctggggaaccgggttcgtgtctccgctcctccacatgcagctgctgggtgaccttgggctagtcacacttctctgaagtctttcagccccactcacctcacagagtgtttgttgtgggggaggaagggaaaaggagaatgttagccgctttgagactccttcgggttgtgataaaacgggatatcaaatccaaactcatctTCTTCTTCATACACATTTTTGCCAGCATCTACACAACATTGTTGGCATTCAGACTCCCtcacccccatttaatgtggattTACCTTTTCAGGGGGAATTCTAATAAaccgcgcgcgcacacacacacacacttgcaataTCTGAGCAATTCCTTTTATAATACTAAGAGTTTTCTTCaaagttagtcctactcagagtagacccattgaaattaatatagCTGCCAATTTAGACCAATTAATTTCAGGGTAGAACTTAGATGGCTACAGCCCTAAGCTCACATCCGCGGGAACCCAAAAGAGGCTCCTATCTAGTAAAATGGCTGATCTGTTGCTAGATATGGTTGCTTGTTACAATCTGCTTCATTGGGTCAACGGTGGACAAACTTGATGATCCTTTCCTCCTCTAATAGTTTTCTCATGAAATCTGCCAGTGATAGCTACTGTGTGAAAAATCAGCTTTGGATGGGGAAAAGGCACTGGGTGATGTAAGAAAACCACTCTGATGTCATACCCTCCGAATTCTGGAGATCTGATACCAGGATGTGTATCTTCTGGGATGCACACCCAGGCCAGTCATGTGACCCACGCCTCACTCTACTCTGAtaaaagtgcttttttgggggtgagTTCACAGcacacaaaatggctgttgtgATCTTACACAGAGAAAAAAAGTATGTCCCATTTTTTTCTGGGACACACAACAAGTATGTCATGTTTTGAAGGTGAATCTTAGTGTGGAAAATCAGCTCCACAACCAAAATCTGATGAGGCCTAATTCAACCTGAACCTTCCCCTAGAAACAACTTTGAGAGCAGCTAGCCTGTATTGAGTGCCTCAGGTTGTGCAGTTCTAACTttggacatacagtggtgcctcgcaagacgaaattaattcgttccgcaagttttttcttcttgcgagtttttcgtcttgcgaagcacggtttcccataggaatgcattgaaaatcaatcaatgcgttcctatggaaaccgccttcagaccaggtccggggacagtctgtcccccgacctcttctgaaggctggggggggggacaagggcttttcttcccaccgccagccttcagaaggctgttctgaaggctggcggtgggaagaaaagcccttttccccacctcccaccccgcaagctccggggacaggagggctttcctcccgactgccagcattttaaaagcccccaggacagcggaggcttctccgctgtcccggggagattttaaaatgctggcgggcgagagcgaaaccttcgctgccgcccgccagcattttcagatcgccccgggacagcggagaagtctccgctgtcccgggggcttttaaaatgctggcgggcggcagcgaagccttcgctgccacccgccagcattttcagatcgccccgggacagcggagaagtctccgctgtcccgggaaggcaggcggggggagcaaagacttttgcggagatttccctatgggctttcttcttgcgaagcaagcccatagggaaattcgtcttgcggaacgactcaaaaacggaaaactctttcgtcttgcgagtttttcgttttacgaggcgttcgtcttgcgaggcaccactgtaggttGGAGCTGTACCATTATGAAGACTGGTGGCAATTCAGAATTACTCCTTCCTTTGTGTTGTCCCCTTTCCCaacttgaagtgtgtgtgtgtgtgtgtgtgcgagagagagagagagagagagagagggagggagggagggagggagggagggagggagatgaacTGGATTGGACTTTACTTTGGCCCAATTCTTCTTGTTATCCGGTGCAGTGGAGACCAAAGGCTTGAAGAGGCTCTTAGGAGACGTagctcctgggaagagggattgattgttaagtcactctgagagctgtagtccagaaaggGGAATAGGAGTCACCTAACAACTCTCcttgcccttaacaaactacagttcccaggatgcttttggggaagccatggctacttaaagtggtatgatactgtttgAAAAATTATATGTataatgtatgtatatatgtataattttatagcaGGGGGGGGAAACTTACTGCATTTATAGTAGGAGAAAAGTTAGCAAAATCCTTTTGATCATCTCCCTTGGCAGAAGTTTCAGACTGTAGATCACTTTAATTAATTCAATAAGTTTTGTAGGCCACTGGGGGTATCTTGCAGAAATTTGAACAAAATTAGTCTATAGGCATGGGACTTAATCAGGCAACAAAGTTTTGAAGAGTTAGTAGCAAACTTTTTGTTCTCTTGGTACATCAGGGGAAGCAGATAATGAGGTTGGTTTGGAAGGGGAAATCAATTAGCATTTGTTTTGCTACCTGCACACTAATcagagaatgaggcagaaaagttttgtgtttgtttgtttgtttttaattgaaaagCAACAGACTTAGATTGTCCATCAAGAGTCAAGTGGTAAAGTGGAACCTCAAACTAATTCATTTGTGATAAAAAAGAATATACCcctccacacaaaaaaaccctatgATTTAACATTCACATAGGTAAAAtcttattctatttattttattgtaaacattattgcattttatatcccacatttcctccaaggagctcattattctccccctcccccttttctcctcacAAGAATCCTGTGAGGCGGGTTTGAGGAAAAGAGAGTGACTGATCTAAAGTCACCCAGTGATTTGGTCTTCCGGGTCCTAGTCTGGCCCTCTGACCACTGCGCCACCCATTGGCCACTAGCCCATGACTACTAGCCTATGATAGCACTCACCATAATGACTGTATGCTATCTCCAGGACCAGAAgcatcatgcttctgaatacagttgtacctctaaTTATGAACGTAATTCactccggaggtctgttcttaacctgaaactgttcttaactagaggtgtgctttcactaatggggcctcttgctgacgctgcgccgccagcacgcgatttccattctcatcctgggacaaagttctcaactcgaggtaactcttccaggttatttAAGGCAGTGCCATTTttcgccaacatttctctgttgaaaatagggacatcccattccagaaagataattttactatttataccccacacatcttactgggatgccccagccactctaggcagtttccaacatatataaaaatataataaaacattaaacttttttttaaaaaacctacctATACCAGATTGCATTAAAATGGCctaggggtcggataactccctaccctccaacatttctctaacgaagatagggacatcctaaggaaaagtgggacattccgggatcaaatcagaaaccaggatggcttctccaaatcagggatgtccctggaaaatagggacacttggagggtctgtgatggtTGATGTTTGGATGGTGTGAACTGAGCAGGACCTattgggaattgtaatccaaacatAACAAGAGCACAGATTGTAGACGGCTGATTGAAGCATTGTGACCATCCTCCGAAGGCATCTTTAAATAAAGCTTGCTCAACTGATATTATGTCAACAGAATGAAGACAATCAGCTGTGGTAAGATTATAGGATTTAGAAATCTACATGAAATATAATTTCACCATGGCTATGCCAGGCATATTACATAATATTATATTGATTtgctttctttataaatgtatttatAGATTTTTTATTATGGGCTGAACATGACTATCTTTTGTGTGAAAGACATCTAGTGCAGTAtaaatgcattattttgtgttttgtgtattctGTTTTCTTCCTACCTACTCTACAAGTCATTGTCCGAAAATAAATATACTATACTTCTACATAATTAAATCATTAAATAGGCAATAAAGTTAGAATAAAACCCAAAAGAATAATCTACAAAGCAGTTGGAAATGGAACCACAAATCTATTACTGTTAAtattatgtatctatctatctaagtcTTTATTTGATTATACATATGAGGCTGGGTGTATTTCTTCAGGAAGGGATATACCATGAAACCATACAAAGTCTTCTTAGAAGTTTGTCTCCTAGAGTTCAACAAGGTTTAATCCTAGGAAAAtgggaataggattgcagccttaatgctcTATGTACAAATGCTGAATTTTTGTATTTGGTTGGATATAAGGATGAGTGGTTGTGtgaattttgatttctctctgttCCTCACTTTTCACATTCTGAAGTTTGGTTTTCCACATTTTCAAATCggattgtggttgttgttgttgtttaagtcaTCCTGAAAAATTGTCAGTATCtcattgcaaatttctcctatttcttccccacccctagtTGGAAGATTGAGGAtgctgtggtttgtttgttttttaaaatgagaagaaGGTATAGATGAGAAATAAGGCTCTTTGTGATCAACAACTTTATCTTGTAAATGATATTATAAAGAAGcaatagaaataaaacaaacacataaTTAGAGGTAAGGTAAAGCAGCTATCTTTCTTTTAATAAGGTCCAGTGAAGTTCTGACCGTCTTGAACAACACATGTTTACATGCAATGTACAGTGAAGAATGCTGGTCATTTTCCAAGTGCAGAGTACTGCAAAATCAATGAGAATTTTACAGAATCATGATCTGGAGGAAAACCTActttgagctttctgttctaaACTTCTACTGCTggcaagaaaacaaaacattctgtattttttttatgaGCAACAGAACAAAAGGAACAAAGAATTAGTTGTGGTGTCAAAAGAAAACATCTTGATAATTCTTGTCAGCGAGGAAGCTCCTGTTAGTGCCCAGAACAGTAGAAGAGCGGAAAAAGAGTCTGCCTTGAATCACACAAACTCTAAAGCATACATGTTTCAACTGCTTGATTGTTCTATACTTCCACATTGGCCATGGGATtgaagaaccagagcagcatggagCAGGTGACTGAGTTCATCTTAACTAGCTTCCAACTTCCTAGGCACTTGGAGCTCATCCTTTTTGTGgtgcttcttgttgttttcctGATAACAGTAGCTGGGAATATCACCATCATCACACTGGTATGCTTGGACCAGCGCCTCCAAACCCCCATGTACTTTTTCCTCTGCAACCTCTCACTCATGGAGGTCTTCTTT comes from Podarcis raffonei isolate rPodRaf1 chromosome 13, rPodRaf1.pri, whole genome shotgun sequence and encodes:
- the LOC128399108 gene encoding olfactory receptor 49-like, whose product is MENKTKINEFLLLGFTENGKLEIFLFVLFLIMYLMAVTGNMIIITITLMDFRLRTPMYFFLRNYAILEIGYTTAAIPKALFNLASGRKTISYAGCITQSFFYFFLGTTDFFLLTVMSFDRYVAICNPLRYTTIMNEKFCTLLVLFSWIGSLAVILAQSMLFIQFPFCGSNIIDHFFCDSKPLLHLLCGDTHFLEISGFILSVFTLLGTLAITVVSYVNIISTVLHIPSAAGRQKAFSTCASHITIVTVTYGSCISMYIIPERDGGQNFNKVVAILNNVVCPLMTPFVYSLRNRQVQDALKNAFACKHVFNKMQRNSCSLK